Proteins from a single region of Flavobacterium sp. K5-23:
- a CDS encoding glycosyltransferase — protein sequence MRVLQIIDSLEAGGAERMAVNYANALSKRVAFSGIVVTREEGPLMLFLNTNVTYFFLNKRSSFDLNALFRLKAFVLKNNINLVHAHSTSFFTAFLLKFICPSLNIIWHDHYGDSEFLHKRPSLVLKLTLPFFTGIISVNQKLKDWAKNQMRFNNSLYLPNFVSEESSIQETTILKGIDGKRIVCLANLRIQKNHFLLLAVAKRIKIVFPDWTFHLVGKDSDDFYSEKLKKIICELELKETVFIYGTRSDISSILKQSTIGILTSQSEGLPVALLEYGLHKKPVVVTDVGEVSSVIVDGSNGFIVSVGNEIIFYDALLKLIKDEILRLEFGNSLRKTIIDSYSENVVMKQYLNWLQSTIQK from the coding sequence ATGCGCGTACTACAAATCATAGATTCACTGGAAGCTGGCGGAGCTGAGCGTATGGCAGTCAATTATGCGAATGCCTTGTCTAAAAGAGTAGCGTTTTCTGGAATTGTAGTGACAAGAGAGGAAGGACCGCTTATGCTGTTTCTTAATACTAATGTCACCTATTTTTTTTTGAATAAAAGAAGTAGTTTCGATTTAAATGCATTATTCCGATTAAAGGCCTTTGTTTTGAAAAATAATATTAATCTTGTTCATGCACATAGCACCTCTTTTTTCACGGCATTTCTTTTGAAATTTATTTGCCCCTCATTAAATATTATATGGCATGATCATTATGGGGACAGTGAATTTCTACATAAGCGACCATCTTTAGTTTTAAAACTGACGCTTCCATTTTTTACAGGAATTATATCAGTAAATCAAAAATTAAAAGATTGGGCAAAGAATCAAATGCGTTTTAATAACAGTTTGTATTTGCCTAATTTTGTATCTGAAGAAAGTAGTATTCAAGAGACTACTATTTTGAAAGGAATTGATGGCAAGCGAATCGTTTGTTTAGCTAATTTAAGAATTCAAAAAAATCATTTTTTATTGCTAGCTGTTGCTAAAAGAATCAAAATTGTATTTCCAGATTGGACATTCCATTTGGTGGGAAAAGATAGCGATGATTTCTATTCGGAAAAATTAAAAAAAATAATTTGCGAATTGGAACTTAAAGAGACTGTTTTTATATACGGTACAAGATCAGATATAAGTAGTATTTTGAAACAATCCACAATAGGGATTTTAACTTCTCAATCCGAAGGCTTACCTGTTGCTTTATTAGAATATGGTTTGCATAAAAAACCAGTGGTTGTGACGGATGTAGGGGAAGTCTCTTCTGTAATCGTAGACGGGAGTAATGGTTTTATTGTAAGTGTAGGTAATGAAATTATATTTTATGATGCACTTCTTAAATTAATTAAGGATGAAATTCTTAGATTAGAATTTGGAAATTCACTTCGTAAAACAATTATTGACAGTTATTCAGAAAATGTTGTAATGAAGCAATACTTAAATTGGTTACAAAGCACTATCCAAAAATGA
- a CDS encoding O-antigen ligase, whose product MKKEEQSYLYLILFHIFIGFFIYIFPFTSKIYGYSIFIFGAYYIIKTQNKNNEALVVAAYVVGAEVLLRMTGGNITYEFSKYGVMLFLFLGMYYSGFSKGAAPYWIFLLLLVPSVVLSTFVLNFDTNIRNAIAFNLSGPVCLGIASLYTYRRKISLEQMNVILLSLGLPIISCVVYLIFYTPNIQDVVTGTQSNFETSGGFGPNQVATFLGLGMFIFFSRIILESKSKILVVINLIVAFNISYRGMVTFSRGGMITGFLMIVLLLGFLYSKSNYRGKVKLNYIIVLISLAMMLVWAYTSFQTGGLIDKRYANQDAAGRAKESQLTGREDIAQNEINTFFNNPVFGVGVGKGVEVREAETGTFVLSHDEITRMLAEHGSLGALGLLILFFTPLVLYLENKFNMFLLCFVAFWFLTINHAAMRTAVPAFVYSLSLLNVQLGTPNKRE is encoded by the coding sequence ATGAAAAAAGAAGAACAGTCTTATCTTTATCTTATCCTTTTCCATATTTTTATTGGCTTTTTTATATATATATTCCCTTTTACTTCAAAAATATATGGCTATTCCATTTTTATATTTGGAGCATATTACATTATAAAAACCCAAAATAAAAACAACGAGGCACTTGTAGTAGCTGCCTATGTAGTAGGAGCTGAGGTGTTATTGAGGATGACTGGTGGTAATATCACATATGAGTTTTCAAAATACGGGGTGATGCTTTTTTTATTTTTAGGTATGTACTACAGCGGGTTTTCTAAAGGAGCTGCTCCTTATTGGATTTTTTTATTATTGCTTGTGCCTAGTGTGGTACTATCTACTTTTGTATTGAATTTTGATACCAATATAAGAAATGCAATTGCTTTTAATTTGTCAGGACCTGTTTGTTTAGGAATAGCTTCATTATATACCTATCGAAGAAAAATCTCTCTTGAACAAATGAATGTTATTTTACTAAGTTTAGGATTACCCATCATTAGCTGTGTAGTTTATTTAATTTTTTATACCCCTAATATTCAGGATGTGGTTACAGGGACACAATCTAATTTTGAAACTTCGGGTGGTTTTGGCCCCAATCAGGTAGCCACTTTTTTAGGACTAGGGATGTTTATTTTTTTTTCGAGAATTATTTTAGAGTCAAAATCAAAAATTTTAGTAGTAATTAATTTGATTGTAGCGTTTAATATTAGTTATAGAGGGATGGTTACTTTTTCCCGCGGTGGTATGATAACGGGATTTTTGATGATTGTATTGTTACTTGGCTTTTTGTATTCAAAGTCTAATTACCGTGGAAAGGTAAAGCTAAATTATATTATAGTATTGATTTCATTGGCGATGATGCTTGTTTGGGCCTATACTTCATTTCAAACGGGGGGGTTAATTGATAAACGGTATGCCAATCAAGATGCTGCAGGAAGAGCAAAAGAGAGTCAGCTTACTGGAAGAGAAGATATTGCCCAAAATGAAATCAATACTTTTTTTAATAATCCTGTTTTTGGAGTTGGTGTAGGGAAAGGGGTGGAGGTTCGTGAAGCTGAGACGGGGACTTTTGTGTTGTCCCATGATGAAATTACAAGAATGCTTGCAGAGCACGGTTCGTTAGGAGCTCTAGGTTTGTTGATCTTGTTTTTTACTCCTTTAGTATTGTATCTTGAAAATAAGTTCAATATGTTTTTGTTGTGTTTTGTAGCTTTTTGGTTTTTAACCATCAATCATGCCGCTATGCGAACCGCTGTTCCCGCCTTTGTATACTCCTTGTCCTTATTGAATGTGCAATTAGGAACGCCTAATAAACGAGAGTAG
- a CDS encoding exopolysaccharide biosynthesis polyprenyl glycosylphosphotransferase, with protein sequence MTKNKMHFEISERKMILRFFDVFFVLSVLYVIGSVFEYSYLENTASSVKRILVFALYLNVFGAIFEMYNLQVASNEFQVLRSSILTGSITVLAYLLTPILTPVLPESRIQIFLFYIIVIIVLYSWRLFYVRYLASNRFRQNAVLICDKDQAEELILGLENIDPHYKIVAYVNSDTLENKSEDYHYVENIKRTDLVSFVNENKISEIVIASKKTEFITTELYQQLIRLLETGNIIREYTQVYESKTQRIPIHFMERDFYKFFPFSGSNQNKLYLSLIRIFDIGLSVFGLFVGITLTPFIVLGNRIGNKGDLFYTQERVGKDGEIFNILKFRTMVKNAESNGAVFAVANDNRITGFGKFLRKTRIDEFPQFLNILKGEMAIVGPRPERPFFVKAIAAKMPFYETRHVIKPGLTGWAQVNYAYGETIEDSLIKLQYDLYYIKHRSVYLDLNIAIKTITTVLFYRGQ encoded by the coding sequence ATGACTAAAAACAAAATGCATTTTGAAATATCAGAAAGGAAGATGATTCTTCGTTTTTTTGATGTTTTTTTTGTTTTGTCTGTCTTGTATGTAATCGGGAGTGTTTTTGAATATTCATATCTTGAAAATACGGCATCCTCTGTGAAAAGAATACTTGTCTTTGCCTTGTATCTCAATGTCTTTGGGGCAATATTTGAAATGTATAACTTACAGGTAGCCAGTAATGAATTTCAAGTTTTACGAAGTTCTATTCTTACTGGGTCAATTACTGTTTTGGCCTATTTATTAACGCCAATATTAACTCCTGTACTCCCTGAAAGCCGAATCCAAATTTTCTTGTTTTATATAATTGTAATAATTGTTTTGTACAGCTGGAGGTTGTTTTATGTCCGTTATTTAGCTTCAAACCGTTTTCGTCAAAATGCGGTTTTAATATGCGATAAAGATCAAGCCGAAGAATTGATTTTGGGATTAGAAAATATAGATCCACATTACAAAATTGTTGCGTATGTCAATTCGGATACTTTAGAAAATAAAAGTGAAGACTATCATTATGTTGAGAATATCAAAAGAACTGATTTGGTTTCATTTGTTAATGAGAATAAAATTTCGGAAATTGTTATTGCTTCCAAAAAAACGGAATTTATAACTACTGAACTTTATCAACAGCTAATACGTTTGCTTGAAACAGGTAACATCATTCGGGAGTACACTCAAGTTTATGAAAGTAAAACCCAGCGTATTCCAATTCATTTTATGGAAAGGGATTTTTATAAATTTTTCCCGTTTAGCGGAAGTAATCAAAACAAACTCTATTTATCCTTAATACGAATTTTTGATATTGGACTTTCGGTTTTTGGGCTATTTGTTGGTATTACTCTGACACCTTTTATTGTATTGGGAAATAGGATAGGTAATAAAGGGGATTTGTTTTATACTCAGGAACGAGTTGGGAAAGATGGCGAAATCTTTAATATTCTAAAATTTCGAACAATGGTAAAAAACGCCGAGTCAAACGGAGCAGTTTTCGCTGTTGCGAATGACAATAGAATTACGGGTTTTGGTAAGTTTTTAAGAAAAACCAGAATCGATGAATTTCCTCAGTTTTTAAACATATTAAAAGGAGAGATGGCTATAGTGGGACCACGTCCAGAGCGTCCCTTTTTTGTAAAAGCAATAGCAGCCAAAATGCCTTTTTACGAAACCAGACATGTGATAAAACCAGGATTGACGGGTTGGGCTCAAGTTAATTATGCTTATGGTGAAACTATAGAAGATAGTCTTATCAAACTGCAATACGATCTCTACTATATAAAACACAGGAGTGTATATCTGGATTTGAATATAGCTATTAAGACGATAACTACAGTATTGTTTTATAGAGGGCAGTAG
- a CDS encoding DUF4105 domain-containing protein, with the protein MKISILKYIFSLTILLLTITQSYGQNITLSKNARVSVLTCGTGNESYSLFGHTAIRISDSDNNIDAVYNYGAFDFNTPNFVLKFTKGDLQYYAVVHSYSNFISEYTYEKRSVYEQELNISEDQKQTLFDNLNISLASGESHYTYKFIDKNCTSMVVDIINKTLQSKVIVKKVDTDKTYRSILSPYFDNHFYEKLGTSIIFGKKVDGYGTEIFLPFELLESLKRVQYNNLPLAAESKTIIEFDKIIPASWWNNCYTYLIFLVVIVLLNNKKVNASYLFIMGLLGVFFVFVGFYSFHKELALNYNVLLFNPSLLALLYFYFTKNKKWIYRFSLINILSLVVYLLILINKVHLIIVLPLILTSFTVLVKLAIQNKKRIPIII; encoded by the coding sequence ATGAAAATTTCCATATTAAAATATATTTTCTCTTTAACAATCCTGTTATTAACCATAACCCAAAGTTATGGTCAAAACATTACTTTATCAAAAAACGCTCGTGTAAGTGTATTGACATGTGGAACAGGAAATGAATCCTATTCTCTTTTTGGGCACACCGCCATTCGTATAAGTGACAGTGACAACAATATCGATGCAGTTTACAATTACGGCGCATTTGATTTCAACACCCCTAATTTTGTATTGAAATTCACAAAAGGAGATTTACAATATTATGCTGTTGTACATTCCTATTCTAATTTCATCAGCGAATATACTTATGAGAAAAGGTCGGTTTACGAACAGGAATTAAACATTTCAGAGGATCAAAAACAAACGTTATTTGATAATTTGAACATCTCTTTAGCATCAGGAGAAAGTCATTACACTTATAAATTTATAGATAAAAACTGCACCTCGATGGTGGTGGATATCATCAATAAAACATTGCAATCTAAGGTAATTGTAAAAAAAGTGGATACTGACAAGACGTATAGAAGTATCTTGAGTCCTTATTTTGACAACCATTTTTATGAGAAACTGGGCACTAGTATCATTTTCGGAAAAAAAGTAGATGGGTATGGAACAGAGATATTTCTTCCTTTCGAATTACTGGAAAGCCTGAAAAGAGTTCAATACAACAATCTACCACTCGCTGCTGAAAGTAAAACCATTATTGAATTTGACAAAATCATACCGGCATCTTGGTGGAATAATTGCTATACTTACCTTATTTTTCTAGTGGTTATTGTCCTTTTGAACAATAAAAAAGTAAACGCATCTTATCTCTTTATAATGGGATTGTTAGGAGTGTTTTTTGTCTTTGTTGGGTTTTACTCCTTCCACAAGGAATTAGCTTTGAATTACAATGTATTATTATTCAACCCAAGTTTATTAGCGCTACTGTATTTTTATTTCACAAAAAATAAAAAATGGATTTACAGATTTTCTTTAATTAACATCCTTTCCTTAGTGGTGTACTTGCTAATCCTGATCAACAAAGTGCATTTAATTATAGTACTCCCATTGATACTAACGAGTTTCACTGTGTTAGTTAAATTGGCCATTCAAAACAAGAAACGCATTCCTATAATAATTTAG